One genomic region from Rhizobium sp. CC-YZS058 encodes:
- the repA gene encoding plasmid partitioning protein RepA, which yields MENPAQLQKAIHKLIAAHARDLSGALHEHRVKLYPPEARKTLRSFSSTEAAKLIGINDGYLRHLSLEGKGPQPEIGNNNRRSYSVETIQALREYLDENGKGDRRYSPRRSGREHLQVITAVNFKGGSGKTTTAAHLAQFLALNGYRVLAIDLDPQASMSALHGFQPEFDVNDNETLYGAVRYDSERRPLKEVIKKTYFTNLDLVPGNLELMEFEHDTAKVLGSNDRKNIFFTRMDEAISSVADDYDVVVVDCPPQLGFLTISALCAATAVLVTVHPQMLDVMSMCQFLLMTSELLSVVADAGGSMNYDWMRYLVTRYEPGDGPQNQMVSFMRTMFGDHVLNHPMLKSTAISDAGITKQTLYEVSRDQFTRATYDRAMESLDNVNKEIEQLIQSSWGRK from the coding sequence GTGGAGAATCCCGCTCAGCTTCAGAAAGCTATCCATAAACTGATAGCCGCCCATGCGCGAGATCTGTCGGGCGCGCTCCACGAACATCGTGTGAAGCTGTACCCGCCTGAGGCTCGAAAGACGCTTCGCTCGTTTTCGTCAACCGAAGCTGCAAAGCTGATCGGCATCAACGACGGCTATCTCCGCCATTTGTCTCTCGAAGGGAAAGGACCCCAGCCTGAAATCGGGAACAACAATCGCCGTTCCTATTCGGTTGAAACGATCCAGGCTCTCCGAGAATACCTCGACGAGAACGGCAAAGGTGATCGCCGATATTCACCTCGCCGGAGCGGACGCGAACATCTTCAGGTCATAACTGCCGTCAATTTCAAGGGTGGCTCCGGGAAGACGACAACCGCCGCACATCTCGCTCAATTTCTGGCGTTGAACGGATATCGTGTGCTTGCGATTGATCTCGACCCGCAGGCTAGTATGTCTGCACTGCACGGTTTCCAACCGGAATTCGATGTCAATGACAACGAGACGCTCTATGGCGCGGTGCGCTACGACAGTGAAAGGCGTCCGTTGAAGGAGGTCATCAAGAAGACCTACTTCACCAATCTCGATCTCGTGCCGGGCAATCTCGAGCTTATGGAGTTCGAGCATGACACCGCCAAGGTTCTCGGTTCTAACGACCGAAAGAACATCTTTTTCACGCGCATGGACGAAGCGATCTCCTCCGTGGCCGACGACTACGACGTCGTCGTGGTCGATTGCCCTCCGCAACTGGGTTTTCTGACGATCTCGGCACTCTGTGCTGCGACAGCTGTTCTCGTGACTGTGCACCCGCAGATGTTGGACGTCATGTCGATGTGTCAGTTCCTACTGATGACCTCGGAGCTGCTCAGTGTTGTCGCTGATGCGGGCGGCAGCATGAACTACGACTGGATGCGCTATCTCGTGACCCGCTATGAGCCCGGCGATGGCCCGCAGAACCAGATGGTTTCATTCATGCGGACAATGTTTGGCGATCACGTGCTCAATCATCCGATGCTTAAGAGCACTGCGATCTCTGATGCTGGTATCACCAAACAGACCCTGTACGAAGTAAGCCGAGATCAGTTCACAAGAGCCACATACGACCGAGCGATGGAATCACTCGATAATGTGAACAAAGAGATCGAGCAGTTGATCCAATCATCGTGGGGCCGAAAGTGA
- the traI gene encoding acyl-homoserine-lactone synthase TraI yields the protein MRVVAIKNPKSEAEHRLIHEMHRLRARIFRGRLAWTVRCTSGLEVDGFDKLKPTYVLCIDPSDAVIGCARLLPATGGTMLEKVFPQLLEMDHLATHHRMIESSRFCVDTNAAAEREQAGLHSATLAMFAGIIEWSILNGYREIVTATDVRLERILRRAGWPLTRLGSPAQINETRSVAGLLPADWVSFDRLRPSIYSSSFSLHHKKAA from the coding sequence ATGCGCGTCGTCGCCATCAAGAACCCAAAGAGCGAGGCTGAGCACCGCCTTATTCACGAAATGCACCGGCTTCGCGCCCGCATTTTCCGCGGTCGCCTGGCATGGACAGTTCGTTGCACCTCCGGTCTCGAAGTCGACGGTTTCGACAAGCTAAAGCCGACATACGTCCTATGCATCGACCCTTCTGATGCAGTGATTGGATGCGCTCGGCTCCTGCCCGCGACCGGCGGCACGATGCTGGAGAAGGTTTTTCCTCAACTCCTGGAGATGGACCATCTCGCCACTCACCATCGGATGATCGAAAGCTCCCGATTTTGCGTGGATACGAACGCGGCTGCCGAGCGCGAGCAAGCGGGCCTCCACTCAGCGACACTCGCCATGTTCGCCGGCATCATCGAGTGGAGCATCCTGAACGGCTATCGAGAAATCGTCACGGCCACAGATGTCAGGCTTGAGCGTATCCTCCGTCGCGCTGGCTGGCCTCTCACCCGCCTCGGCTCACCGGCCCAGATCAACGAGACCAGAAGCGTCGCCGGACTGCTCCCCGCAGACTGGGTGAGCTTCGACCGACTTCGCCCCAGCATCTATTCGTCGAGTTTCTCACTCCATCACAAGAAAGCGGCCTGA
- the trbB gene encoding P-type conjugative transfer ATPase TrbB, with the protein MLSTQNRSLPRLVSKLQNALGDHLCVALEDPSVVEIMLNPDGRLFIERLGHGMAAAGEMTRSAAETVIGSVAHVLNSEVDDDRPIVSGELPIGGHRFEGLLPPVVSGPSFTIRRRASRLIPLDDYVASKVMTAKHAEIIRSAIASKLNILVAGGTGSGKTTLTNAILAEIVSSSPDDRLVILEDTAEIQCAADNAVSLHTSDAVDMSRLLKSTMRLRPDRIIVGEVRDGAALTMLKAWNTGHPGGVATIHSNSARSALQRLEQLTAEASHQPMQAVIGDAVDLIISIERTAKGRRISEILHVTRFAGGQYQTEPYAEENRDAA; encoded by the coding sequence ATGCTTAGCACCCAAAACCGCTCACTCCCCCGCCTCGTCAGTAAGCTACAGAACGCTCTGGGTGACCATTTGTGCGTCGCGCTCGAAGACCCGAGCGTCGTTGAGATCATGCTCAACCCTGATGGGCGTTTGTTCATCGAAAGGCTCGGTCATGGTATGGCTGCAGCAGGCGAGATGACACGCTCAGCCGCCGAAACCGTGATCGGGAGTGTCGCACATGTCCTGAATTCGGAGGTCGACGACGATCGCCCGATCGTGTCGGGCGAACTTCCAATCGGCGGGCACCGTTTCGAGGGATTGCTGCCACCGGTGGTTTCCGGACCATCGTTCACGATCCGTCGTCGCGCGTCACGCCTCATCCCTCTGGATGATTACGTGGCGAGCAAGGTTATGACCGCGAAGCATGCCGAGATCATCCGCAGCGCTATCGCCTCAAAGCTCAACATCCTCGTTGCCGGTGGCACGGGCTCGGGTAAGACCACCCTCACCAACGCGATCCTGGCGGAGATCGTATCGAGCTCTCCCGATGACCGCCTCGTCATCCTGGAAGACACAGCCGAGATTCAGTGCGCCGCGGATAACGCAGTCAGCCTGCACACCAGCGATGCCGTAGACATGTCGCGTCTCCTGAAGAGCACAATGCGCCTCCGACCGGATCGGATCATAGTTGGCGAGGTCCGTGACGGCGCAGCGCTGACCATGCTGAAGGCCTGGAACACCGGGCACCCCGGAGGAGTCGCAACGATCCACTCGAACAGCGCACGCTCCGCGCTTCAGCGCCTTGAGCAGCTGACTGCCGAGGCCAGCCATCAGCCGATGCAGGCCGTTATTGGAGACGCAGTCGATCTGATCATTTCGATCGAGCGAACCGCCAAAGGCAGGCGCATCAGCGAAATCCTTCACGTTACCCGCTTTGCAGGCGGCCAGTACCAAACAGAACCCTATGCAGAGGAAAACCGCGATGCAGCATAA
- a CDS encoding TrbC/VirB2 family protein has protein sequence MQHKRSLLTLAAMALSIASAASPAFASSGGSLPWEGPLEQIQESITGPVAGYIALAAVAIAGGMLIFGGELNDFARRLMYVVLVAGILLGATTIVGLFGATGASIGLPKEQVTQVVSDGAGEEGAS, from the coding sequence ATGCAGCATAAGAGATCACTCCTGACCCTTGCCGCGATGGCCCTTTCTATCGCCTCCGCTGCGTCCCCCGCCTTCGCGAGTTCCGGCGGAAGTCTTCCGTGGGAAGGACCGCTCGAGCAGATCCAGGAATCCATCACTGGTCCGGTCGCCGGCTATATCGCACTGGCAGCAGTCGCGATTGCCGGCGGCATGCTGATCTTCGGTGGCGAGCTCAACGATTTCGCCCGCAGACTGATGTACGTCGTCCTGGTCGCCGGCATTCTGCTCGGTGCGACGACAATCGTGGGCCTCTTCGGCGCCACCGGTGCGTCTATCGGCCTGCCAAAAGAGCAGGTCACGCAGGTCGTTTCAGACGGAGCGGGGGAGGAGGGCGCGTCGTGA
- a CDS encoding conjugal transfer protein TrbD produces MSLHRNRIHRALSRPNLLMGADRELVLITGLAAVILIFVVLTVYSALFGVAVWIVIVGLLRMMAKSDPLMRQVYARHISYKPHYRPTAAPWRRY; encoded by the coding sequence GTGAGCCTCCACCGCAATCGCATTCATCGCGCGCTGTCTCGTCCGAACCTTTTGATGGGCGCCGACCGCGAGCTGGTGCTGATCACCGGGCTTGCGGCCGTGATCCTGATCTTCGTCGTGTTGACGGTCTATTCGGCGCTCTTTGGCGTGGCCGTCTGGATCGTCATCGTTGGTCTACTCCGCATGATGGCCAAATCCGATCCGCTGATGCGGCAGGTCTATGCCCGTCACATTTCCTACAAGCCCCACTACCGGCCGACGGCCGCGCCGTGGCGAAGATACTGA
- a CDS encoding conjugal transfer protein TrbE, whose translation MAALKRFRATGPSFADLVPYAGLVDNGVLLLKDGSLMAGWYFAGPDSESATDLERNELSRQINSILSRLGTGWMIQVEAIRVPTVDYPTPDQCHFPDPVTRAIDAERRSHFGREQGHFESKHAIILTYRPLESKKTALSKYIYSDEESRKKSYADTVLFVFRNAIREIEQYLANTLSIARMQTREVRERGGERVARYDDLLQFVRFCITGESHPVRLPEVPMYLDWLATAELEHGLTPKVESRFLAVVAIDGLPAESWPGILNNLDLMPLTYRWSSRFIFLDAEEARQKLERTRKKWQQKVRPFFDQLFQTQSRSVDQDAMTMVAETEDAIAQASSQLVAYGYYTPVVILFDEHREALQEKAEAIRRLVQAEGFGARVETLNATDAFLGSLPGNWYANIREPLINTSNLADLVPLNSVWSGNPMAPCPFYPPNSPPLMQVASGSTPFRLNLHVDDVGHTLIFGPTGSGKSTLLALIAAQFRRYEFAQIFAFDKGNSLLPLTLAAGGDHYEIGNDQNGEGRALAFCPLFDLSTDGDRAWATEWIEMLVALQGVTITPDHRNAISRQIGLMATAPGKSLSDFVSGVQMREIKDALHHYTVDGPMGQLLDAEEDGLTLRAFQCFEIEQLMNMGERNLVPVLTYLFHRIEKRLDGSPSLILLDEAWLMLGHPVFRDKIREWLKVLRKANCAVVLATQSISDAERSGIIDVLKESCPTKICLPNGAAREPGTREFYERIGFNERQIEIVSSAIPKREYYVATPDGRRLFDMSLGPVALSFVGASGKEDLKRIRALKAEHGQDWPTHWLESRGVHDATSHLNVQ comes from the coding sequence ATGGCTGCCCTCAAACGGTTCCGCGCGACCGGTCCCTCGTTCGCTGATCTCGTTCCCTATGCAGGCCTGGTCGATAACGGTGTTCTGCTTCTGAAGGACGGAAGCCTGATGGCCGGCTGGTATTTCGCGGGTCCGGACTCCGAAAGCGCCACCGACCTCGAACGCAATGAGCTGTCCCGACAGATCAATTCCATTCTGTCACGACTGGGGACCGGATGGATGATCCAGGTCGAAGCCATCCGCGTGCCGACGGTCGACTATCCCACGCCGGACCAGTGCCATTTCCCGGATCCTGTCACCCGCGCGATCGATGCCGAGCGTAGGAGCCATTTCGGGCGGGAGCAGGGGCATTTCGAGAGCAAGCACGCGATCATTCTGACCTATCGGCCGCTCGAGTCGAAAAAGACGGCGCTCAGCAAATACATCTATTCGGACGAGGAGAGCCGGAAGAAGTCCTATGCGGACACGGTCCTGTTCGTGTTCCGCAACGCGATCCGGGAAATCGAACAATACCTGGCTAACACCCTATCGATCGCCCGCATGCAAACCCGCGAGGTCCGCGAGAGGGGAGGGGAGCGTGTCGCACGCTATGACGATCTCCTGCAGTTCGTCCGCTTTTGCATTACGGGGGAGAGCCATCCCGTCCGGCTGCCGGAAGTACCCATGTATCTCGACTGGCTGGCGACGGCAGAGCTCGAGCATGGCCTGACGCCGAAGGTTGAGAGCCGGTTCCTTGCCGTCGTCGCTATCGATGGCCTACCAGCAGAGAGCTGGCCCGGCATCCTCAACAATCTTGACCTGATGCCGCTGACCTACCGCTGGTCTTCCCGGTTCATTTTCCTCGATGCGGAAGAGGCGCGCCAGAAGCTCGAACGCACGCGAAAGAAGTGGCAGCAGAAGGTTCGACCATTCTTCGATCAGCTCTTTCAAACGCAAAGCAGATCGGTCGATCAGGATGCCATGACAATGGTCGCCGAGACCGAGGACGCCATCGCTCAGGCCTCGTCCCAGCTTGTCGCCTACGGCTATTACACTCCGGTCGTCATCCTGTTCGATGAGCATCGTGAAGCGTTGCAGGAAAAAGCGGAAGCCATTCGGCGACTGGTCCAGGCCGAGGGATTCGGGGCTCGCGTCGAGACCCTGAACGCGACAGATGCGTTTCTCGGCAGCCTGCCCGGGAACTGGTACGCCAATATCCGCGAGCCGCTGATCAATACCAGCAACCTGGCAGACCTCGTCCCGTTGAATTCGGTATGGTCGGGCAATCCGATGGCGCCGTGCCCGTTCTACCCGCCGAACTCGCCGCCGCTGATGCAGGTGGCCTCGGGTTCAACGCCGTTTCGCCTTAACCTGCATGTCGACGACGTCGGCCACACTCTGATCTTCGGACCGACGGGCTCGGGGAAATCAACCCTTCTCGCGCTGATCGCCGCGCAATTCCGTCGCTACGAGTTTGCGCAGATCTTTGCCTTCGACAAGGGCAACTCCCTCCTCCCACTTACACTAGCCGCTGGCGGCGATCACTACGAGATCGGCAACGATCAGAACGGGGAGGGGAGGGCCTTGGCATTCTGCCCGCTGTTCGATCTTTCGACAGATGGCGACCGAGCCTGGGCGACCGAATGGATCGAGATGCTCGTCGCCCTGCAGGGCGTCACCATCACGCCCGACCATCGCAATGCAATCTCACGCCAGATAGGCCTGATGGCGACGGCGCCAGGAAAATCACTGTCCGACTTCGTTAGCGGCGTGCAGATGCGCGAGATCAAGGATGCGCTCCATCACTATACCGTCGATGGCCCGATGGGCCAGCTTCTCGACGCGGAAGAGGACGGTTTGACGCTCCGGGCGTTTCAGTGCTTCGAGATCGAGCAGCTCATGAACATGGGCGAGCGTAATCTGGTGCCCGTTCTCACCTACCTCTTTCACCGGATCGAGAAGCGGCTCGATGGCTCTCCAAGCCTCATCCTCCTCGACGAAGCCTGGCTGATGCTTGGTCATCCCGTGTTCCGCGACAAGATCCGGGAGTGGCTCAAGGTTCTCCGCAAGGCCAATTGCGCTGTTGTTCTGGCGACGCAATCCATCTCCGACGCCGAGCGCTCCGGCATTATCGATGTGCTGAAAGAATCTTGCCCGACCAAGATCTGCTTGCCGAATGGCGCCGCGCGCGAACCGGGCACGCGCGAGTTCTACGAGCGGATCGGGTTCAACGAGCGCCAGATCGAGATCGTCTCAAGCGCCATCCCCAAGCGTGAATACTACGTCGCGACTCCGGACGGCCGTCGGCTTTTCGACATGTCGCTCGGGCCGGTAGCGCTGAGCTTTGTGGGCGCATCCGGAAAGGAAGACCTGAAGCGGATCCGCGCGCTGAAGGCGGAACACGGCCAGGACTGGCCTACCCATTGGCTTGAATCGAGAGGAGTTCACGATGCCACGTCGCACCTCAATGTCCAGTAA
- the trbJ gene encoding P-type conjugative transfer protein TrbJ, producing MTAAIALSPTAPAHAGSATGAATEWTQLANNAQLIDLLKSSGLQVDNQLTQITQLAEQIQNQLKIYENMLQNTAQLPDHIWGQVESDLNRLRSVVDQGQSISFSMGNADDVLQQRFKSYADLKTNLLNSETFSSTYQSWSDTNRDTIGSTLKAASLTADQFDTEEGTMSSLRSMSESADGQMKALQVGHQIAAQQVSQMQKLRGLVSQQMTMMGTWLQTEQTDKDLAQARREKFFNADVTTIPSGQKMEPRW from the coding sequence ATGACTGCGGCAATCGCGCTGTCACCGACAGCTCCCGCCCACGCTGGATCTGCAACGGGCGCTGCCACGGAATGGACGCAGCTTGCCAACAATGCGCAGCTCATCGACCTTCTGAAAAGCTCCGGCCTGCAGGTCGATAACCAGCTGACCCAGATCACGCAGCTGGCAGAGCAAATCCAAAACCAGCTGAAGATCTACGAGAATATGCTGCAGAACACGGCACAGCTCCCTGATCATATCTGGGGCCAGGTCGAGAGCGATCTCAACCGTCTGCGCAGCGTTGTCGATCAGGGGCAAAGCATCTCGTTTTCGATGGGCAATGCAGACGATGTCCTTCAGCAGCGGTTCAAGAGCTATGCGGATCTGAAGACCAATCTGCTCAATTCTGAAACCTTCTCGAGCACCTACCAATCCTGGTCGGACACGAACCGGGACACGATCGGCAGCACGCTGAAGGCGGCGAGCCTGACAGCGGATCAGTTCGACACGGAAGAAGGCACGATGAGCTCGCTGCGATCCATGTCGGAGTCGGCCGACGGCCAGATGAAGGCCCTCCAGGTCGGACACCAGATCGCCGCCCAGCAGGTTTCCCAGATGCAGAAGCTGCGTGGTCTTGTCTCGCAGCAGATGACGATGATGGGGACATGGCTCCAGACCGAGCAGACGGACAAGGATCTCGCGCAGGCCCGGCGTGAGAAATTCTTCAATGCCGATGTTACTACAATTCCGAGCGGCCAGAAGATGGAGCCACGCTGGTGA
- the trbK gene encoding entry exclusion protein TrbK, translating into MSRPVLIVMALVMVAAAASGASFYLVQVNAPATPEMSEEQRITREKFFGTAKELPPIEKGQEMRPRW; encoded by the coding sequence GTGAGCCGCCCGGTCCTGATCGTCATGGCGCTGGTCATGGTCGCTGCCGCGGCTTCCGGTGCCAGCTTCTATCTCGTCCAGGTGAACGCCCCGGCAACACCCGAGATGAGCGAAGAACAACGCATCACCCGTGAGAAATTCTTCGGCACAGCCAAAGAGCTGCCGCCGATCGAGAAAGGCCAGGAGATGCGCCCGCGATGGTGA
- the trbL gene encoding P-type conjugative transfer protein TrbL, which produces MVKRSLEDAFVLAGIACLILATPAFAQQGQVLTELENQVSAAAKGWETTIMDAARSLFWILAGIEVGIAAVWLAIQAASLESWFAELVRRIMFIGFFAFVLTQGPTLARDVVNSLYQIGAGGGSASPAEVFDAGIRVASQMSEQAKFGVFEDNALAIAAVLAMGVVVICFSLVAAIFVAVMVEMYVGLLAGMIMLGLGGSSFTKDFAVRYLVYAFGVGMKLMALVMIAKIGSEVLLGLAQAPTADSDQFITTLAIAGISVVVFIISMYVPTIIQGVVQGASVSGGMEAIRHGGQTASFALGAASLAAGAVGAGAAAAQSARAAGSSVAGAALRGMGAGIGSAGKAAGSAAKEKAIGSPGAYAGSIMGLANAKLDQSRTGQAGPKTPPERNDK; this is translated from the coding sequence ATGGTGAAGCGAAGTCTTGAGGACGCTTTCGTGCTCGCCGGCATAGCGTGCCTGATCCTGGCCACTCCCGCGTTCGCACAGCAGGGACAGGTCCTGACAGAGCTTGAAAACCAGGTCTCTGCTGCCGCGAAGGGGTGGGAGACCACCATCATGGACGCGGCAAGGTCGCTGTTCTGGATCCTTGCGGGGATCGAGGTCGGCATCGCCGCCGTCTGGCTCGCTATACAGGCCGCATCCCTTGAAAGCTGGTTCGCCGAACTCGTCCGACGGATCATGTTTATCGGCTTTTTCGCGTTCGTTCTCACCCAGGGACCAACGCTTGCGAGGGACGTCGTCAACAGTCTCTACCAGATCGGCGCGGGCGGGGGCTCTGCCTCACCGGCCGAGGTCTTCGATGCCGGTATTCGGGTCGCATCGCAGATGTCCGAGCAGGCCAAATTCGGGGTTTTCGAGGACAATGCGCTTGCGATAGCCGCCGTGCTGGCGATGGGGGTCGTCGTTATTTGCTTCTCTCTCGTCGCCGCAATCTTCGTCGCGGTCATGGTGGAGATGTATGTAGGGCTGCTGGCCGGCATGATTATGCTCGGCCTGGGGGGCTCGTCCTTTACGAAGGATTTTGCCGTCCGCTATCTGGTCTATGCCTTCGGCGTCGGCATGAAGCTCATGGCGCTGGTCATGATCGCGAAAATCGGCTCCGAAGTCCTTCTCGGTCTGGCGCAAGCGCCGACAGCGGATAGCGATCAGTTCATCACGACATTGGCGATCGCCGGCATTTCAGTCGTGGTGTTTATCATCTCGATGTACGTGCCGACGATTATCCAAGGCGTCGTTCAAGGTGCGTCTGTCTCTGGCGGCATGGAAGCCATCCGCCATGGGGGGCAGACCGCATCATTTGCACTTGGCGCAGCCTCGCTGGCCGCCGGAGCCGTCGGAGCCGGAGCCGCGGCAGCACAATCCGCACGCGCGGCGGGATCCTCTGTTGCGGGGGCAGCACTTCGCGGCATGGGCGCTGGGATCGGGTCGGCAGGGAAGGCCGCCGGGTCGGCTGCCAAGGAGAAGGCGATCGGTTCGCCCGGAGCCTATGCCGGTTCGATCATGGGGCTGGCCAACGCCAAGCTCGACCAGAGCCGCACCGGTCAAGCCGGCCCCAAGACGCCACCCGAACGAAACGACAAATAA
- a CDS encoding conjugal transfer protein TrbF → MAANRPPDSPYLAARQEWTERYGSYVQAARAWRIVGILGLSMAVIGFTYAMYLSTQVKLVPYIVEVDKLGTSVTAGFPQQIEYADARVVRATLGNFITSLKSITPDAVVQKQYIDRTYALLRTSDPSTQKINAWFRGNSPFEKAKASTVAIEVNNIVALSNQTYQIDWTEYERDRKGKETGTRRFRGIATVALTAPQDEAIIRLNPIGLYVQDFDWTAQL, encoded by the coding sequence ATGGCAGCAAACCGGCCGCCCGACAGCCCTTACCTTGCCGCGCGGCAGGAATGGACGGAACGATATGGATCCTACGTGCAGGCCGCGCGCGCATGGCGGATCGTCGGCATTCTCGGACTATCGATGGCCGTGATCGGCTTCACCTATGCGATGTATCTCAGCACGCAGGTCAAGCTCGTGCCCTACATCGTCGAGGTCGACAAGCTCGGGACCTCTGTGACGGCCGGCTTTCCCCAGCAGATCGAATATGCCGATGCCCGGGTCGTTCGCGCGACACTCGGCAATTTCATCACGAGCCTGAAGTCGATCACGCCCGACGCGGTGGTGCAAAAGCAATATATCGACCGGACCTATGCGCTTCTCAGGACGTCCGATCCGTCGACCCAGAAAATCAATGCCTGGTTTCGCGGCAATTCGCCGTTCGAGAAGGCGAAGGCATCGACCGTCGCCATCGAAGTCAACAACATCGTGGCGCTCTCTAATCAGACCTACCAGATCGACTGGACCGAATATGAACGCGACCGCAAGGGCAAGGAGACCGGCACGCGCCGGTTTCGCGGCATCGCGACGGTTGCGCTGACCGCGCCACAGGACGAGGCGATCATCCGGCTCAACCCGATCGGTCTTTATGTCCAGGACTTCGACTGGACCGCACAGCTTTAA
- the trbG gene encoding P-type conjugative transfer protein TrbG, with protein MHRTGLIAAVGCMAGLVLADCVMAQSMTSNEVKGTNISRKWRGTPGLVTTGPDGKVIFLFGETQPSVICSPLQVCDIELQGGEIVRDVLVGDTVRWKVEPATSGATGGQAIHLIVKPSEAGLVTSMVVTTSRRTYHIQLKSHPSQYMARIGFEYPEDVSTKLADINTRLETGGIPGAAPDKLNFSYSVSGGASWRPKRVYSDGTKTYIQFPRSISGQDAPVLFVVSGGQNRIVNYRMKNDMMIVDYAIDKAVLVSGVGWRQQKITIRRGG; from the coding sequence ATGCACAGAACAGGATTGATCGCGGCCGTCGGCTGCATGGCCGGGCTCGTCCTTGCGGATTGCGTGATGGCGCAGAGCATGACGTCGAACGAGGTGAAGGGGACCAACATCTCGCGCAAATGGCGGGGGACGCCCGGTCTGGTGACGACCGGTCCAGACGGAAAGGTGATCTTTCTGTTCGGCGAGACCCAGCCCTCCGTCATCTGCTCACCGCTTCAGGTCTGCGATATCGAGCTGCAAGGCGGCGAGATCGTCCGCGATGTGCTTGTCGGTGACACAGTCCGCTGGAAGGTCGAGCCCGCGACATCGGGGGCAACCGGCGGGCAGGCGATCCACTTGATCGTCAAGCCATCCGAGGCGGGCCTGGTGACGTCGATGGTCGTCACGACCTCGCGGCGCACCTATCATATCCAGCTCAAATCCCATCCCAGCCAATACATGGCCCGGATCGGTTTCGAGTACCCTGAAGATGTGTCGACCAAGCTGGCCGACATCAATACCCGGCTTGAGACCGGCGGTATTCCGGGAGCCGCACCAGACAAGCTGAACTTCTCCTATTCGGTCAGCGGTGGCGCCTCGTGGCGGCCGAAGCGCGTCTATTCCGACGGCACAAAGACCTATATCCAGTTCCCCCGGTCGATCTCCGGCCAGGATGCACCAGTTCTCTTCGTCGTCAGTGGCGGCCAAAACCGCATCGTCAACTACCGCATGAAGAACGACATGATGATCGTCGACTACGCCATCGACAAAGCCGTGCTCGTCTCCGGGGTTGGCTGGCGCCAGCAGAAAATTACGATCCGGCGGGGAGGCTGA
- the trbH gene encoding conjugal transfer protein TrbH, producing the protein MKKTIAAIIFTALLSGCQTAHETLTTSSTPIAITGPTASAIAGDMASRLAEQVGPAGTTILKMDKDTSEYAAALEAALKGWGYTVITDNKVGKDQKPVEIAWSVDSFDGQVLARISTPTIALGRAYTATSAGATPTSPLSIMQRN; encoded by the coding sequence ATGAAGAAAACCATCGCCGCCATCATCTTCACTGCCCTCCTTTCCGGTTGCCAGACTGCGCATGAAACACTGACTACAAGCTCCACACCGATTGCCATTACTGGCCCCACAGCAAGTGCGATCGCCGGCGATATGGCAAGCCGTCTTGCCGAACAGGTCGGCCCGGCCGGCACCACGATCCTCAAGATGGATAAGGACACCTCCGAGTATGCCGCCGCGCTCGAGGCAGCGCTGAAGGGATGGGGATACACCGTCATCACCGACAATAAGGTCGGAAAGGATCAGAAACCCGTCGAGATCGCGTGGTCGGTCGACAGCTTCGACGGACAGGTCCTGGCGCGGATCAGCACCCCGACCATCGCGCTCGGGCGCGCCTATACCGCGACATCAGCCGGCGCCACGCCAACCAGTCCGCTTTCGATCATGCAGCGAAACTGA